ttcctttctttttcttgttcatcTTTTCCTTTTACTGCAATATATATGGGCACAAATATTATCACTAATACGGCTAGTATTTGTTTGTTAGGTGTATAGTCAGCCACTTTTTGCATTTGGGGAAAGATGGTTCAGCGAGAAGTTTCCAAACAGTGGATTCGTGAACAATTTCTACCCGTTTAAACTCCCATTGGTGCCGGCTTTTCAGTTGAATCCTTTTAGGCTATGTTTTCGGACTTGTTACGTTATATCAACTACTGTAATTGCAATGATCTTTCCTTACTTCAACCAAGTTTTGGGAGTCTTGGGGGCCTTGAACTATTGGCCCTTGGCAATATATTTCCCTATGGAAATGTACTTTGTGCAGAAGAAGATTGGAGCTTGGACTACAAAGTGGattctttttcaaacttttagCATGGTTTGCTTGCTGGTATCCATACTGGCCTTAATTGGGTCAATGGAAGGGCTAGTAGTTGCAAAATTGAGCTGACACTCATAGTATAAAGCTTTCAACAAAGGGGAATAGGATGAAATTCATGTCAAAATTTTCTTGCCATATTTAGCGGGAGGTGCAAGGCAATTTAATGTATTCTTTCCATAGATAGCTTAATTTGTATATGACGAGATGTAATAAAGGGTTTTTTTTACTGTAAATATGTTTTGTTATCCGGTGTAAGTTTAGCTCTCAAGGGCTATCATTGGCCATGATTTACGGTTGTACCACTTGAGCAGCGCACTAGACTAATAGAGATTTGACTTGAATAATCGGGTAAACAAATGGGATCTTAACAGATTGAGTATATGTACTTAGGGGTGTTTGGATAGTTCGAACATTCTAGACTTGTGAGTTCTTCGTTCAAGACGATGTGTGTTCGAAAAGATTGTATCGTTTATTACAAATGTCAATGCCACACTCAAGAAAGCTAACCAACCTTAGTATCATAGTAGTATCAATCTTATTAGACTGCTAATTTTGTCACTGATCAACTATTGTGAATCATGGTTTTATACCATAAAATAACCACGTTAAAATATCGCATAGCACCTTGAAGCTCACTGCTTTATTGTCAAAATAAATGGAAGGACAGGAACCCAATAAATAGGATGTCCACTTTCATTGTTTTCATATCTTTTTATTCCCTTTTCCTTTATCCATGAATCAATTATTGGGTGATTCCCTTTGAAGTGTACGAGGAAGTAGGCCAAGTGGGCCATCAACAGCAATAACTTAAGAAGTAGGAACCCCAAGGGGTAGTGCGTTGATCAGCCAGGATGGCAGGACGAGCGGCTTACACCCTAGAGTTTCAAGTTCGACTTTCCTGCATTATGAAAAGCTTTTGGGGTCACTCTATGTGTAAAAACCCTCTGAATTAGCAACGGTTTGGGAGCTGAAAAGATTAGTCTTGTGGTGTGTACAAGCTGGTCGGGGACTGctcttcatttaaaaaaaaaacaaaaaacataagaAGTAGGCCAACTGGTCaacaaaaatagtactccctccgtccctaaatgtttggcacttttgggagttctcaCTTTTAAGGAAGATatattattgtattgtgcaaaaatcaagtgtccCATCTTACCTTTTTAGTGTATTTTGAATAGtacttaaaattttgaatttgaaattttgtgctcaaaagaaaagggtaacatGGGAAGTTTactatattttgcttttgacttttcaaaatggacaaattatatgggacaataaaaagcatgaaagtgccaaacatttaggaaCGGGGGTAGTAATCGTATTTGTAAGTGCCTTTCCGATAGAGTAATTACGACATTTGAAAATGCGTCCACTCCACTCTTGCTTTTATAGGAAAGAAAAGAACACGGGACCAGTCACCCACCATGGCCGTCACTGTGGCAGCTGAAATCTAGCAACTTTTGGGTAACTTCGCAAGAATATAGGTATGTTTTTGTGCTTATGTATCTATGTATGAATTCTTGACAAATGCGTTTTAGTTCAATCAAAACTAATGGGTACTTTGGAATCGAAGGCCATGGGAGTGGAAGCCAGAGATCATCAAACCCCTTTGGTTGAATCTTCGTTTTCTGCATCATCCATTCAACCCATCAAAAGAACTGGTccgtctttcttcttctttcttttattgtgCCCCCCTTTTCCCCTAACAGTCAATACCCATTGAATTTTTGGGTGATCTAAGCAATACCCTTGAATATTGATTCATCTTACAAAATGACTTCAGGAGAAGTATATATAAATCAAGCATTCAAGCCCAAACAATATCAGTTCACAAGAAATCATGCATTGGTCGAaataaatcaagttttttttgtgtgtagaATTCGTATAAATTAAATCGAAGTATCATGAATTTGTTGACCTGACCAGGATAAAATTTAGTTTTATCTTCATATTTTATTAACTTTTGCAAGAAGCAACACTCACATGTCAATTATTTTCACATCTATCAAGTATCATCTTCACGTGAGATGGCCGTATATGGGTGGAGAATTATGCTTAAGATATTGTATATAGCTAAGATATGGGTTTATTGATTTTATGAAGGGGTCCTATGGACCGCTGTGGCGCACATAATAACGGGAGTGATAGGGTCAGGGGTACTATCACTGGCATGGAGCGTGGCTCAGCTAGGTTGGATTGCAGGACCATTGACAATGCTGACATTTGCGTCAATCACTATTGTTTCTGCCTTCTCTCTCTGCAACTGCTACCGGTCACCCGATCCCCTTTGCGGGCCTACCAGAAATACCTCCTACTTGGCAGCCGTTCGGATGATTTTAGGTGAGACACTACACAAGTACATAGTTTAAATAGATTATCATCACAGCCCATTTTAGGAaaagattcctcttgtcatgccAAATTTTCAGGAGCAATTCCAATCCCCATTTGTTGTAAGAAAGTTCTCTAAGTCCACAATTTCCTTTtgcaaaacttttttttttttttttgacatggtcCTTTTGCAAAACTTGTATAGAAGGAACTAACTGCCTTTTAATTCTGTTGGAATGGAGTTAGAGGCTATGGGTTCACTTCTTGTCCTGAATAGTGGATGACTTGAACAGCACCATTGCACCACAACTAATGTGTTCCTTATTTCAGCACTTCTATTTATGTTCCTTTGCACTGAGCATGCTGCTTAGTCATTCTTATGGTACTTTGTCTGGGATGTGTAATACCATTGGTTTCTGTGGGCACTGGTTTCAGCTATTTAGTTTTACAGGAAACTACTTATAATTTAGCTCAGATAGGTGATTCCAGCTACTGTTCTCGTGAGATATTCTTGCATTAGTTGAGAAATGTTTGGTCATATACCAATTTAAGCGGTTTTGATGCATTGCAAAGGGACCCAATATTTAGATGCTTGCTTATTATCACATGATTAAACTTTGGAGGACAATCATTTGTATGGATTATTTTGCTTATCAGCATATTAGACCTAACAGTTGCCACGGGATCTGATTTCAGGAAAGAGGAGCGCAGTAGTGTCTAGTATCATTCTACGAATAAACTATTGCAAGGTTGGGATCGTCTATACCATTACGGCTGCTACCAGCATTAGGTATTCCTTCTCTAATTCCTCATTGTTTAGATGTTTTCCTCTCACAATATGGCATCCTATCTGTAGTGAATTTGGCTTTCCACGGTTCAAATCTGGTTCTACAACGTAAGTTTACTCGAGGAAAGCGCTCACTTAACAAGGATTCAATTGTGTTACATACTTGAGCTGTTTCAGATGAAGATGGGTTAATGAAATCAAGTTAATGAATTCAATCAACAAGCCAGTGGTTCCTTCTTTATTTCAGCTACTGATGTTTTCTCTcacttaacaaaaaaagaaaaagaagattcaTTTGTAACTGTTCTGTTATGTTAATGGCTGCAGAGCAATTCTGAAATCAAACTGTTACCACAAAGAAGGGCACCAAGCTGCTTGTGACTATGGATATACTTCTTATATGCTCTTCTTTGGATTTGTTCAAATAGTAATGTCTCAGATACCCAACTTTCGTGATACAGAATGGCTCTCAATTGTCGCTTCAATCATGTCATTCTCCTATTCGATCATTGGATCGGCACTTGGCCTCGCTAAAGTAATAGGTATGGTCAATTATTTGCTATGTAAGCTGGCCTGGacatctgagttatcaaaagaaTATTATATGCCATGTAAATGTATCACTGCAGTTGGTAGGGTGGCTGAAATGACAGGATAATTTAAGGCACCATTTGGATATAAGAATTTCAAAAGGAATTGAGATCTGGGCCTCAAATCCTCGCGTTCCCTTTTGATGATTATGAATTTCAAATCTGGCCAAATCAGCTTATTGATTCCTCCGCCACCTCCTCCTCTCATCTGGGCcgtattttcttcatttttcatcGTATTTTCCAATTGTTCAGACGTCTGCTTCTGCAGTTCTTCTTGATCTTTGCTTGCACATCTGGGGGACTCCTCCTCTCATTTGGGCAGTGTTGTCTTTGTTTTTCATCATTCTTTCTGTTTGTTCAGACTTTCTGCTTCAGCATTATCTTCTCTTGCGCATCTGGGAACATACGGGACTTATCTTTTAGAACTTCATACTGGGGGAGAAGATTATGAGAGAGGTGCACTGAGGTGATTGCGGGGAAGATCATAGTCATGGAAGACTTAAAGGGATTTGGCAGCAACTGCTGAACCTGGTGGTCCCTGGATTCAagctcttcttctcctttcacTGGGAGCAGTGGGAGCTATTGATCTATATGGCTATATTCTTTAGTTATCTTGTTTTTCTGGTTGTGcatatgcatatttttcatcaaaaccaCTGTTTGAGATGTCTAATTTGAAATACCCAAAGCATTGAAATCCGTGTATTTTAAAGCAACTCCCCCATCAAAATCTACGTATCCAAATGGAATCCAAAAGTTTCTCCTGCGAAATCAAACAGTTTTGATGCCCATCAATTGGCATGTAGTCATGTACTCAAGAGTCTCAACATCCTGTTTCTTGAGTATGAAATGCAGGAGATGGAAGCGTAAAGGGTAGCATTGGAGGGGTACCAACTTCTACAGCATCTCAGAAAGTATGGTTGGTTTCTCAAGCGATTGGGGACATTGCGTTTGCTTTTCCATTCTCTGTCATTCTGATTGAGATACAGGTACCGTAGGTTTCCATTTTCATATCGGAGAGTTCCACTATATAAGAGCATCAAACCTGAATTAGTGTTATTTCCAAAACATGAAGGACACCTTGAAGTCGCCTCCACCAGAAAAGGTAACCATGAAGAAGGCCTCAGCAACAGCGATTAGTATAACGACATTCTTTTATCTCTGCTGTGGAGGATTTGGTTATGCGGCCTTTGGAGATTCTGCACCAGGGAACCTCCTAACAGGATTCGGATTCTATGAGCCGTATTGGCTCATCGACTTTGCCAATGCGTGCATCATTCTTCATCTAGTTGGAGGATATCAGGTACTGCTCCTACTAGAACTAATGATGCTACTTTCTTACACCTAAAACTTATGTTCTCTAAACAATTCACAAATCTAAGATTACCAGTTACCACGTCTAAAGATTGGTTTTAACCTATTTCAAGGTATAGAAATTGTGTTGATTGGTTTATTCTCGCCCTCCCAAGCCCAGTCCTTGTGATACTTTGGGGAGACTTCTTAGCAAAAGTTTCTATATTCATTGGAGAGATAGACAATGTACAGCTTATCATGCTTGCTTCCATAAACGGGAATGCCTTCCATTGAATGCCATTTGAAGTTGATTACTTGTTTAGAAGAAACTAAAGTTTTCAACCAACCAAATTGCTGCAACTTTTTATGCATGGCCTTAACTGATCTTTAGGTAATTTTAGTTCTGTTTCAAATGTTTGTCCTCTTTGTTGGCAGGTATTCAGTCAACCACTGTTTGCAGACTTGGAAAAATTGATTGCTGAGAAGTTCCCCAACAGTGAATTTATACATgaaaattatgttttgaaaGCTCCAGTGTTGCCGGCTTTTAGGTTAAATTTTCTCAGGCTGTGCTTTCGAACAGTTTATGTTGCATTTATCACTGGAATTGCAATAGCCTTCCCCTACTTCAACCAAGTTGTGGGAGTAGCTGGCTCTTTAACCTTTTGGCCGTTGGTTATCTATTTCCCTGTGGAAATGTACATTGCCCAGATGAATATCCGAGCTTGGACAAGAAAGTGGATTGTCCTTCGTGTTTTTACCATTGTTTGTTTGATGGTCGCATTGTTTGCGTTGATTGGATCAATTGAAGGGTTGATAAAAGCAAGGTTTGGCTAGGTCATACTTTATTTCTCTTACGAAATGTAAGATCGCAAGACGCAAGATTTTGCCAGGGCATGCTTTATTCTACTGTAAAATGAGAGAGTGACAGAGCTATGTTAAAATAGTACAGGAAACAATGGTTGTTCACTTGATACTCAACCCAACTATGAAAAGTTGGCTTGACATAATCGTTGATGGTTGGTTCGCTTGCTTTTATCAAATTATTTGCTTATCTttccttgtaatttttttatggtaCCGTTGCACCCCGTGACCTAATCAATATTTCGTAACAGTTTTCTCATGATCAACCATGTGTTTATAAAGTGAGGTCGGGAATTGATGTGCGTAACATTTCATTGTACTGTTGCACCATGTAGGTTTTCATAGAAACCTACATGAACGATTAGAAAGTGGCAAGAAGCAATCGGCATAGACATTAATTAGCGACAATCGATATGGTCTTCAggagaatatatatatgtagcGGCCGGTTCCGCTCATAGAACATTtgaaatatatgtgtgtgtataaagCTTGTGACTTTTCTCTTTCGATGGAGACATGACTAAAGTAGGTGCTTACTGTAATTGAAGATGCTGACTGTCTTTGGTTTCGGTGCTGATATGACCAAAAGCAATTATGCTTTTTACTTTCATGATGGTTTTTGCTTTTGACTTAGGATTTCATCCTTTCATCATATTGTTGATGTTGTACAATTTTTCTAGAGTTAAGTTATCTGTATACAATATTTTAGGTTGGAATTCAATATAGAATGGTTATACTTATTGAATACCTCGAACATAAAAAAACTAAATCTCACATacgtagatttttatttttagatggaGAAATTCTACATAGATGGATTAGAATCTAATTACTTTGGCATTTACTACATAGTTGTGTATCATTGACTTTTTCTTTAACGGACTCGTGTAATTATAAAAGAAATCTATCCGTTGTGGCCAGCACAACAAAAATCTGACCGTTGGGTGTTCCTCCTCGTGTCGTTTAAATACCTGAGACTCCCTCTTTGTCGGCAcaaaaacatctctctctctctctctctctctctctctctctctctctctctctctggttgcCATTGTTTCCATACATAGCTCTCTGTTTAACGAAATCACATAACCCACCAATCACTCACTCACTCGCACACTCATTTGCATTTACTTATTCCCGCAAATCTTTCTCAATCAATGGCGGAATCCAAAGACACCCACATAGTCGAAATCCCCGTCGACGAAGAACACCAACAGAAGCAACAGATCACGATATCCGCAATGCAAAACCATCCACTGATGGAAATCTCCCAATCCCCTGGCCATCTCTTGCTCCTCAAGCTCTGGCAGAGAGAGGAATCCCTCTTCGCCCGTCGAATCTCCATGAAAGAGACCAGAATGGATTCCATCAAATCAGACTTGTTCcaactttgttttttcttcttcgtcTTTCATGGGTTTTTCCTCACCATTTTGTTCACGTCTTCTATTAACTCGGAACACCGCGATCGCGTGTGTCGTAGTTGGTTTATTCCTTCGATTTTATCTGTTTCGAGTTCGGTTGTTATCATGTTGTTGGTTCAGATGAAATTGTACAGGTATTGGAAGGTGGAGAGGCAGTTACAGAGGGAGAGAGTTGAGAGCAGGGCATTGACAAGGTGCATTCAGGAATTGAGGATGAAAGGGGCGAGCTTCGATCTGTCGAAAGAGCCGCAAAATGGGAAGAGAATGAAAAGCTCGAGTGTGGAAATCAAGTGGAAGCCCCTCACTTGGTGTTACCAGAATCTGTTAACTAtttgtttgctttgctttgcaGCTCTGGTCTCCCCCGCTTCCAAATTAATCCTCTGCGTTTAGGTTcgagatcaagttttggaagggaaATTGGAAGGGGCCCATTTAGCAGCCAAGTGTCAAGGTTAGATCCTATATGGAGTAATTTTTAAGTATTTCCATTGATCTTGGCTACTAATTGTAGAaattcttctccctctctctctcacagatGAATTAGTTCATCGACAGCTTCAAAGGATCTACACATATCGAATAACTTGACACGCGTCAAATAAATTTGGGCACACATCTATGTCCGGAGCACTGCCGGGGGATGAAGCATCTTGGTCCGATCTTGCTTAGATTCAGCATAAAACAACAGCAGAACATCGTCGCGAGGAGCAGAAACGAAATCCTCCAGCATGTTGTGGTGCTTATGTTAAGGCCTAAACAACTTAACTTGCTATGAAGCCAAGCCCCATTCATATGAATTATGGTTTCCAATTTTTCCAGAAGGGCCAGCAACCGCATTTATATGCCCATTTGGCGGCTGAAGATACTTTTACTTCAGTGCAATGTATTCACCATGCAACACTGCTTGTGTTCTGATTGTTTTCGATTATACAAGAGTATTTTTTATACATGTACCCTTTTGCGCAGGAGCATACCCTACCACGAATAAgtacattgaatttttttcgcattacCAAATGCTAAACTTGGTCCGGGAATTCTTGCACCAACAGCCAGGGAAAAAAGAACCAAGCGAAaatcaacaaaagcaaaaaaacagtACTTAAGATGTCTCTCTCAGACGATTAACGCTGCAGCCTTATCCTGTATATTCTGTCAAATCCTATGCACTCTCAAAGCCAAATATTCGGAAAACACCTGCAAAGCACAAACAGAATGTTAACCATCTTTGAAGTTCCTTTTTATCTGGTACTACTATAGCAAGAAGCTCAAGTACCTTCATCAGCCTGGTACTTGTTTTTATCATCTCCCGCATATGCAAGCAGATTGTATTTGGGATTCCATTCCACACTGTTCGTGGCAGCCCGGCAGGGAATTTGGTGGACTGATCGTCCAGTTTGAACATTGGACTGTTTCAGAACGTAGCAACTTAGCATTCTTCCAGTTAACTGAACCTTTAAATGGATACAAATAAAAGGCAAAATGTCGTAAAAATGATTTATGTTGCCAGCAAGGCTTGGTTTGTTAACTTTGGCTAAGCCACTCATAGTAGGCAATGTTTTTAACTTCAAATGGAAGGATACAACCACCACTGCACAAAAAAAACAATCTGAGTTTGCGATGTACATAACAGGTATATGACCAATATAAAGAAGCTCAATGACGATGCATACTATATCAGTGAATGAGTCTTCACTGGCAGAAGCAATAAATTCTCCAGTGTAGTTGAAGCTTACTGTCCTGACTGGCCACCTgagaataagaaaataaaagccaTTTCCAGCCCATTGTTGAAGGTGACCACAGCGCTAAACAAGTACATGGAAGAGTTCTTGTAATGAAAAAAGGTTACTTGTACATGtcaaaattgaagagaaactCACTCGAGTTTTGTGAATGTTCGTACGCAGAGCATCTGTGAGATATCCCAAAGGCTGACCAACGAATCAGCACTTCCAACAGCAAAATATCTGCCAGAGAATGAGGTGGTCATTTCGGAGAGTAATAGTTTCTGTTACATGATATCTACTAAATAGTAGATTAGATCTGGTGTATTCCCAAGACTATGGGATCAGCAATTCCATGGCAAAAAGACAAACGTTGAGCCATTACATAAATGTATTATGGATGTAATCAGGAAGATATTCAAAATAGATAATAGAAATGTGTAGCTCACCTTCCTAATGGATCAATTGCAATGCAATAGCAACTAGCTGTATGAGCCACAAGGGTATCAAGTGGTTGAAGAGATGGATATGCTAGTACTTCAACAGTGCCTGAGGAAGGAATATAATAACCATAACAGgcaccttattttttaagcaaGAAATGGTAAAGCATCCAAATCATGGAACAAAAAGAGTTCTATTCGTGGCAtcaacaaccccccccccccccccccccccccccaaacccaaaaaaaaaaaaaaaaaaatcaactttcctgTTAAGCAATTGTTTCTCACCATTCCCTGTTGTCAAAAATAACCTATCGCCTGTCATGCTCCATGCCATCTCATTTACCTGATAAGAAAGGATTCAAGAACTGCTTAATATGCGGACTAAAATATATGGTATGTCTTGGAAGATATACTTCTATAGCCATCTGAGTATGGTATAAACAGTTAATCTTCTCCCAATAACTCCCAACCACTACTAAGTAATAAGCAATAACTAAGATGGTTTATGCCAGCCAAAATTTCCAGCTGATCGAAAGGGAGATTTCAACATCAGTTGAGAGAAACTACATTACCTCATAACTGAATTTCTGCTTATGGATAGCCTTAAATTTGCGCACGTCCAATATTGTTAGTTCATCATCCTATCGATAATGAAATCGACAGAGTGAGATAAGTGATCACATACTTCTACTAACTTGTAGAAGATAGAGCATAGAGAACATGCATTATTCAGGATTCCCTAACATCCAAATGATACCAAGAAACCGGAACCAGTGAAAATCCAGTTTTGAACATAAGATGGAATACATCGCTTCCTTAGTCTAATAATTATCGAGTTGAGCCAAGGGCTAATAGTAATAACTAATACGTGGGAGTGAGACCCGAAATAAACAAAACTACAAATTTTGACAAGTTTGAATACCACGAATTTAGAAAATAATGGGAACCATAACATATACCCTGTTCCCAACAGCAATGTGTGTACCGTCAGGCTTGTAGGTGATGTTAATGTTTTCATCACTAAGTTCAGCTTGCTGTGTGCATTTTCCACCTGCAGAAACCAAATTAGACATGTGCAAGTATCCCTGAAAGTACTTCCATTTTCCCGACAAGTATCTGAGTAGCTTGCGTTATTCTGATAAAGACTTAATTATGCAGCCATTTTTGACAAGCAGAAATAAGAAATGAAACTAACTCTTGGActattgttctttctttttctgtggTTACTTTTTCGAGATTTAATTTGAAAGGTATATGATTTTACACTTTTACTATTATTCACTTACACCTTGTTACAATATTTGCTTTACCTCTTCAAAATAATGTGGATGCAAACATCACCATATACATCTCGCTAAGACAACTCACTTAACCAATTTTTTCAGAAAGCACTTTCCCAGTAGCCTATCATAAGTTTGTAACCAAAGAACATGCCGTTGATAGCCATGATTGAAGTATTAGGGGCTTCTAGCTCTCTGTTGTAACAGGATATATCAAAGGAATTGCGGTGGCATGTCGGTTTCATATATTCAACATACTTCCCACTTCTATTAAGAAAACATACTTGCCCAGAATAAAATTCACTTACTACGGGCATCCCACAGACAAACAGTCTTGTCACCCGATGCAGTTGCTATTAAGTCAGAATGTTTCGGGTCCCAGCATAACTGATCCACGCTGTCATTGTGCCCCTTCAGTTCAATGTCTTTAACCTTACCCTGAACAAACATCTCCATATCATAAACGGAATACATGTGGGCGTTATAACTTAATGGAAACAAAGCATCCGTCATAATGATACCAGACAATGACACAACATTCCTGCAATGAAGGTGAAACTCAAGATAACAATGATAGAATTTATTGTAAAACGCAAGGAATAAGAAAACATATCACATATGTGCCCCTAATGTGATTCTAGGATAACCAACCAAAATGGAGTTATTTTAACAGCTAAGTTTGTTATTTTACAATCTTACGAGGGCTAGGTCCGCCAGGAAGTTACTGTACATAGACTGAGAATGACAAGAGACTgctaaaaaacaaacacaaaaagcaGGAAtaaatagggctgcaaacaaactGAACTGTTCACAAGCAGCTTGAGGCTCAGACTCTTTAGTATATGAGTCGAGCTTGAGTTTTAAggtcgtttagtaaatgagacGAGCTCGAGCTGGTTCTAATGAATCTCGTTTATAAATGCTCGGCTCGTTCATAAAGGCTCCGCTCATTTTatagaggctcgtttagtaagcAAACCATTACTAAACGAGGCAAGCTGGAACTAGACTAATCATGAATGAGCAAAAGCTTCAAAGCTCGGATCATTTGCAGCCTTAGAAGTAAAACAAGCGTCCCGAGAGTCAGTCATACATGTCCATGAGGCTCGATATGCCAAATTCGAGCTGTTTGATCAGCAGAACCGGATGCAACCTTCGTGCCACTGCAATTCCAAGCAACCGAATGCACCTTTcatttaaaatcaaacaaaacaagaaacaaaacaaacatcAATTCGTCTAGAGTTAAAacaatgttttttcagaaacaCACAAGCAATACGCGGTAAACCTAGGGTTTTTCAGTAAGTTCGAACTGATCGCAACTTGACAAGAAAATATTTcgagcgagcgagagagagagagagagagagagagagtaccttcTTCTTGTGACCTTGGTATTCTCTGCTGTCAAGGTTTTTGAAGGGCGCGGTTTTATCCATTTCCGGGCTCTGCAATTCGTCGTTCCGTTCTCTTCTCTTCGTCCACTTCACCGTCTTCGCACACTGGTCTTGCCAACTTGCCGCGTTCTACAGCCTTTTGGATTTTTAGACCATCACAACCGTCCCTACAATATTGACAAAATAGTATCGGAGAGTCTGTTCGATGCACGTGAGTGAGCAGAAACATAATTACATTTGGAGTTGTATTTAAAAATGTGAGTAATGAATGTCTAAACGAGGCACCGCCCTTTGTAGGTCCTATCGTATGTTTCGTTGTGTATGTGAACATCTATTTGATTGTATATcgaaaaattgagttttgatttataaaatttacGACGATTGacattttaacttaaaaattattaacAAAATTCAAGTCGTAAGtccgtttttattttgttggtaGATCTTTTGTTTTGTCTTAGGGTgggcaaaaaggaaaataaaataaacgatAATCTTATTAGGTGGTTTGGATGATTAAAATTAAGAGGGGTGAAAATAGTGAAAAATTAAGATGGCATATAATTTGTTTGGTCTAATTATTTCTTATTAGATTGAGAAATTTTaatccttttctctcttctttttttttctgacaGTCTAAAGGGCTTGTTGTTCATGTCTTGAGTTACAGATTTGATTCACATAATTGTTTGAGAGAATTTTAGATTATCATTCACAAATTATAGCTTT
The sequence above is drawn from the Rhododendron vialii isolate Sample 1 chromosome 6a, ASM3025357v1 genome and encodes:
- the LOC131329760 gene encoding uncharacterized protein LOC131329760: MAESKDTHIVEIPVDEEHQQKQQITISAMQNHPLMEISQSPGHLLLLKLWQREESLFARRISMKETRMDSIKSDLFQLCFFFFVFHGFFLTILFTSSINSEHRDRVCRSWFIPSILSVSSSVVIMLLVQMKLYRYWKVERQLQRERVESRALTRCIQELRMKGASFDLSKEPQNGKRMKSSSVEIKWKPLTWCYQNLLTICLLCFAALVSPASKLILCV
- the LOC131329746 gene encoding THO complex subunit 3-like isoform X1, whose translation is MDKTAPFKNLDSREYQGHKKKVHSVAWNCSGTKVASGSADQTARIWHIEPHGHGKVKDIELKGHNDSVDQLCWDPKHSDLIATASGDKTVCLWDARSGKCTQQAELSDENINITYKPDGTHIAVGNRDDELTILDVRKFKAIHKQKFSYEVNEMAWSMTGDRLFLTTGNGTVEVLAYPSLQPLDTLVAHTASCYCIAIDPLGRYFAVGSADSLVSLWDISQMLCVRTFTKLEWPVRTVSFNYTGEFIASASEDSFTDISNVQTGRSVHQIPCRAATNSVEWNPKYNLLAYAGDDKNKYQADEGVFRIFGFESA
- the LOC131329710 gene encoding probable amino acid permease 7 isoform X1, giving the protein MGTLESKAMGVEARDHQTPLVESSFSASSIQPIKRTGVLWTAVAHIITGVIGSGVLSLAWSVAQLGWIAGPLTMLTFASITIVSAFSLCNCYRSPDPLCGPTRNTSYLAAVRMILGKRSAVVSSIILRINYCKVGIVYTITAATSIRAILKSNCYHKEGHQAACDYGYTSYMLFFGFVQIVMSQIPNFRDTEWLSIVASIMSFSYSIIGSALGLAKVIGDGSVKGSIGGVPTSTASQKVWLVSQAIGDIAFAFPFSVILIEIQDTLKSPPPEKVTMKKASATAISITTFFYLCCGGFGYAAFGDSAPGNLLTGFGFYEPYWLIDFANACIILHLVGGYQVFSQPLFADLEKLIAEKFPNSEFIHENYVLKAPVLPAFRLNFLRLCFRTVYVAFITGIAIAFPYFNQVVGVAGSLTFWPLVIYFPVEMYIAQMNIRAWTRKWIVLRVFTIVCLMVALFALIGSIEGLIKARFG
- the LOC131329710 gene encoding probable amino acid permease 7 isoform X2, whose protein sequence is MGVEARDHQTPLVESSFSASSIQPIKRTGVLWTAVAHIITGVIGSGVLSLAWSVAQLGWIAGPLTMLTFASITIVSAFSLCNCYRSPDPLCGPTRNTSYLAAVRMILGKRSAVVSSIILRINYCKVGIVYTITAATSIRAILKSNCYHKEGHQAACDYGYTSYMLFFGFVQIVMSQIPNFRDTEWLSIVASIMSFSYSIIGSALGLAKVIGDGSVKGSIGGVPTSTASQKVWLVSQAIGDIAFAFPFSVILIEIQDTLKSPPPEKVTMKKASATAISITTFFYLCCGGFGYAAFGDSAPGNLLTGFGFYEPYWLIDFANACIILHLVGGYQVFSQPLFADLEKLIAEKFPNSEFIHENYVLKAPVLPAFRLNFLRLCFRTVYVAFITGIAIAFPYFNQVVGVAGSLTFWPLVIYFPVEMYIAQMNIRAWTRKWIVLRVFTIVCLMVALFALIGSIEGLIKARFG
- the LOC131329746 gene encoding THO complex subunit 3-like isoform X2; the encoded protein is MDKTAPFKNLDSREYQGHKKKVHSVAWNCSGTKVASGSADQTARIWHIEPHGHGKVKDIELKGHNDSVDQLCWDPKHSDLIATASGDKTVCLWDARSGKCTQQAELSDENINITYKPDGTHIAVGNRDDELTILDVRKFKAIHKQKFSYEVNEMAWSMTGDRLFLTTGNGTVEVLAYPSLQPLDTLVAHTASCYCIAIDPLGRYFAVGSADSLVSLWDISQMLCVRTFTKLEWPVRTVSFNYTGEFIASASEDSFTDIWWLYPSI